From a region of the Nothobranchius furzeri strain GRZ-AD chromosome 12, NfurGRZ-RIMD1, whole genome shotgun sequence genome:
- the zdhhc16a gene encoding palmitoyltransferase ZDHHC16A, producing MRCSVLHLLRCVRLRLCSRRGRSRLPLWAQRIQAYIKLLAQSLCFNSLTDSDVVFDSIFEPVFVTVDYVTRWFGMVFVCLVVILTSSVVMITYIVLLPLALTTYSPAWIAWHSLYGNWNLIMIAFHYYKAIKTSPGYPPAEKNDRPFVSVCKKCIMPKPARTHHCGICNRCILKMDHHCPWLNNCVGHFNHRYFFSFCLFMTLGCVYCSISCRNMFLDAYNSLERFKHLDSEKPGIPVTGMGLLLGLLPSGQTNFQTPAPPYTFKEKMFHKSIVYMWVLTSTAGVALGALTVWHAVLISRGETSIERHINKKEAVRLAQWGKLYKNPFNYSKLNNWKIFLGVEKKSHWVTRVLLPSGHPPHGDGLTWDVFPVKRDLIAV from the exons ATGCGGTGCTCTGTGCTCCACCTGCTCCGCTGCGTGCGCTTGCGGCTGTGCAGCAGGCGAGGAAGGAGCCGGCTGCCCTTATGGGCTCAGAGAATACAAGCATACATAAAACTGCTGGCGCAGTCGCTTTGTTTCAACTCCCTAACAGACTCTGATGTTGTTTTTGACTCCATTTTTGAACCAGTATTTGTGACAGTAGACTACGTCACCCGCTGGTTTGGCATG GTGTTTGTTTGCTTAGTTGTCATATTGACCAGCTCCGTTGTGATGATCACCTACATAGTGCTCCTGCCTCTCGCCCTGACCACTTACTCTCCTGCATGGATTGCTTGGCATTCACTTTATGGAAACTGGAACCTCATCATGATAGCTTTTCATTATTACAAAGCTATTAAGACATCTCCGGGATATCCTCCGGCT GAAAAAAATGACAGGCCATTTGTGTCAGTCTGCAAAAAGTGTATCATGCCCAAACCAGCTAGAACCCACCACTGTGGTATCTGTAACAG GTGCATTCTAAAAATGGACCATCACTGTC CCTGGTTGAATAACTGCGTTGGTCATTTTAATCATCGTTACTTCTTCTCCTTTTGTCTCTTCATGACCCTGGGCTGCGTCTACTGCAGCATCAGCTGCAGAAACATGTTTCTCGATGCCTATAACAGTCTTGAA CGCTTTAAGCATTTGGATTCGGAAAAGCCAGGGATACCTGTAACAGGGATGGGACTTCTTCTAGGGCTTCTACCATCTGGGCAG ACAAACTTTCAGACACCTGCACCTCCatacacctttaaggaaaagatgTTTCACAAGAGTATCGTCTACATGTGGGTGCTCACCag CACAGCGGGAGTGGCCCTGGGAGCTTTAACCGTCTGGCATGCAGTTCTCATATCTAGAGGAGAAACCAGCATAGAAAGACACATTAACAAGAAAGAAGCAGTCCGACTGGCCCAGTGGGGAAAG CTTTATAAAAACCCTTTCAACTACAGTAAACTGAACAACTGGAAAATCTTCTTAGGGGTGGAGAAAAAAAG TCACTGGGTGACACGTGTACTACTTCCCTCTGGACACCCTCCACATGGAGATGGTCTGACATGGGACGTCTTTCCAGTTAAAAGGGATTTGATTGCTGTATAA